From the genome of Palaemon carinicauda isolate YSFRI2023 chromosome 6, ASM3689809v2, whole genome shotgun sequence, one region includes:
- the LOC137643332 gene encoding SCAN domain-containing protein 3-like, with protein sequence MFLTLVPLESATASTLYEHIKSVFNELNIPYKDNMIGFAADGASVMMGKNNSLSTHLKQDIPNLFVMKCTCHSFHLCASYACKKLPRWVEDVARDIYNYFLSPKQTMALKEFQEFVNVKPHKILHPSQTRWLSLHSVVKRLLEQLPALKLFFTQAALKDRLVAAETILQRLNDPITKLYLEFLDHVLPFFCDLNKEMQAQDPKIYTLKARISAVLFTILECYLKPSYLNSTPLDKVRVRDPGNFLPLEDIYLGGRVTATLQATQNIIQKEYLHNFRLRCLDFYIESALQIMQRFNLSDPIYEDLKALNPQSVMKKAIPSVAPLASKFPNIVNENDLNSIDREWRLLRNTEMNAKSDISAWEFWMEVKHMKKGDDTPLFPLLGNFMVKLLTLPHSSSCVERIFSQVNLMKTKTRNSLNTETLIGMLHAKRTFESATSDTFTVTTDHMKLMTEKIYESNPDHQDE encoded by the coding sequence ATGTTCTTGACTCTTGTTCCCCTAGAAAGTGCTACTGCTTCCACTCTATATGAACATATCAAGTCTGTGTTTAATGAGCTGAATATACCTTACAAGGATAATATGATAGGATTCGCTGCAGATGGGGCAAGTGTGATGATGGGGAAAAATAACTCCCTTTCCACCCACCTCAAACAAGACATTCCAAATTTGTTTGTGATGAAGTGTACGTGCCACTCGTTTCACCTCTGTGCTTCTTATGCTTGTAAAAAGCTCCCTAGATGGGTTGAAGATGTGGCTCGTGACATATACAATTACTTCTTGTCTCCAAAACAGACCATGGCTTTAAAGGAATTTCAAGAATTCGTAAATGTAAAACCCCACAAGATACTTCATCCATCCCAAACACGATGGTTATCTTTGCACAGTGTGGTGAAAAGACTGTTAGAGCAACTGCCGGCATTAAAGCTGTTTTTTACTCAAGCTGCATTGAAAGATCGACTGGTAGCAGCAGAGACTATATTGCAAAGACTGAATGATCCAATCACTAAATTGTACCTAGAATTTCTTGATCACGTCCTACCATTTTTCTGTGACCTTAACAAGGAAATGCAAGCTCAAGATCCAAAGATATATACTCTCAAGGCCAGAATATCTGCAGTCTTGTTTACTATACTCGAGTGTTACTTAAAACCAAGCTACCTAAACTCTACACCACTAGATAAGGTTAGAGTCCGTGACCCAGGAAATTTTCTTCCATTAGAAGACATATATCTTGGTGGAAGGGTAACTGCAACACTCCAGGCAACACAGAACATAATTCAAAAAGAATATCTACACAACTTTAGGTTAAGATGTCTCGACTTCTATATAGAGAGTGCACTCCAAATCATGCAGAGATTTAATCTCTCTGATCCAATATATGAAGATCTGAAGGCTTTGAACCCTCAAAGTGTTATGAAGAAAGCTATCCCATCAGTTGCACCATTGGCATCGAAATTTCCAAACATTGTTAATGAAAATGACCTAAACAGTATTGATCGTGAGTGGCGTTTACTGAGAAACACGGAAATGAATGCTAAAAGTGATATTAGTGCATGGGAATTttggatggaagtgaaacatatgAAGAAAGGTGATGACACACCCCTGTTTCCTTTACTAGGAAATTTTATGGTAAAATTGCTCACATTGCCACATTCAAGTTCCTGTGTGGAGAGGATTTTCTCTCAGGTCAACTTAATGAAGACGAAAACTAGAAATTCCTTAAATACTGAAACTTTAATTGGCATGTTGCATGCGAAAAGAACATTCGAAAGTGCAACATCCGATACATTCACAGTTACGACTGATCATATGAAATTAATGACTGAAAAAATCTATGAATCGAATCCCGATCATCAGGATGAATAG